A window of Ictidomys tridecemlineatus isolate mIctTri1 chromosome 1, mIctTri1.hap1, whole genome shotgun sequence contains these coding sequences:
- the LOC101973554 gene encoding F-box/LRR-repeat protein 21 isoform X2 encodes MKRNNFSVVNKIVQSSPAVKQPKLEFCSSLKQTQVSTVVLDWGSLPHHVVLRIFQYLPLIDRARASSVCRRWNEVFHIPDLWRKFEFELNQSATSYFRSTHPDLIQQIIKKHAVHLQYVSFKVDSSTESAEAACDILSQLVNCSIQTLGLISTAKPSFMNVSKAHFVSALTVVFVNSKSLSSIKIEDTPVDDPSLKILVANNSDTLRLLKMSSCPHVSSDGILCVADHCQGLKELALNYYILSDELLLALSSETHVNLEHLRIDVVSENPGQIEFHPIKKHSWDALIKHSPGVNVVMYFFLYEEEFEPFFKEETPVTHLYFGRSVSKAILGQIGLNCPRLIELVVCANGLQPLDNELICIAEHCKNLTALGLSECEVSCSAFVEFVRLCGRRLTQLSIMEEVLIPDDNYSLDDVHTEVSKYLGRVWFPDVMPIW; translated from the exons ATGAAGAGGAACAATTTCTCTGTTGTGAATAAAATTGTCCAGTCTTCACCAGCAGTAAAACAGCCCAAACTTGAGTTCTgctcttctctaaaacagactcAAGTGTCCACTGTTGTTCTCGACTGGGGGAGTCTGCCTCACCATGTGGTATTACGAATTTTTCAGTATCTTCCTTTAATAGATCGGGCCCGAGCATCTTCAGTGTGTAGGAGATGGAATGAGGTGTTTCATATTCCTGACCTTTGGAGGAAGTTTGAATTTGAACTGAACCAATCAGCTACTTCGTATTTTAGGTCTACCCATCCTGATCTCATTCAGCAGATCATTAAAAAGCATGCTGTACATCTTCAGTATGTCAGCTTTAAG GTTGATAGTAGTACTGAGTCAGCAGAAGCTGCCTGTGATATACTTTCTCAGCTGGTAAATTGTTCTATCCAGACCTTGGGACTGATTTCAACAGCTAAGCCAAGTTTTATGAATGTGTCGAAG GCTCATTTTGTCTCAGCACTTACAGTTGTGTTTGTCAATTCAAAATCATTATCATCAATCAAAATCGAAGACACACCAGTGGATGATCCTTCATTGAAGATTCTTGTTGCCAATAACAGTGATACTCTAAGACTCCTAAAAATGAGTAGCTGTCCTCATGTTTCATCTGAtg GAATCCTTTGTGTAGCTGACCATTGTCAAGGCCTTAAAGAGCTGGCGCTGAATTATTACATTCTAAGTGATGAACTTCTCCTGGCACTTTCAAGCGAGACTCATGTTAACCTTGAACATCTTCGAATTGATGTTGTAAGTGAAAACCCTGGACAGATTGAATTTCATCCTATTAAAAAGCACAGTTGGGATGCACTTATTAAACACTCCCCTGGAGTTAATGTTGTTATGTACTTCTTTTTATATGAAGAAGAATTTGAGCCGTTCTTCAAAGAAGAAACCCCAGTTACTCACCTTTATTTTGGTCGTTCAGTAAGCAAAGCTATTCTAGGACAGATAGGTCTTAACTGCCCACGACTAATTGAGTTAGTGGTGTGTGCTAATGGTCTTCAGCCTCTTGATAATGAGCTTATCTGTATTGCTGAACACTGTAAAAATTTAACAGCTTTGGGCCTCAGTGAGTGTGAAGTTAGCTGCAGTGCATTCGTTGAGTTTGTCAGACTCTGTGGGAGAAGACTAACCCAGCTCTCTATCATGGAGGAAGTTCTGATCCCTGATGACAATTATAGCCTTGATGACGTTCATACTGAAGTCTCAAAATACCTGGGGAGAGTGTGGTTCCCTGATGTGATGCCTATCTGGTGA
- the LOC101973554 gene encoding F-box/LRR-repeat protein 21 isoform X4: MNVSKAHFVSALTVVFVNSKSLSSIKIEDTPVDDPSLKILVANNSDTLRLLKMSSCPHVSSDGILCVADHCQGLKELALNYYILSDELLLALSSETHVNLEHLRIDVVSENPGQIEFHPIKKHSWDALIKHSPGVNVVMYFFLYEEEFEPFFKEETPVTHLYFGRSVSKAILGQIGLNCPRLIELVVCANGLQPLDNELICIAEHCKNLTALGLSECEVSCSAFVEFVRLCGRRLTQLSIMEEVLIPDDNYSLDDVHTEVSKYLGRVWFPDVMPIW, translated from the exons ATGAATGTGTCGAAG GCTCATTTTGTCTCAGCACTTACAGTTGTGTTTGTCAATTCAAAATCATTATCATCAATCAAAATCGAAGACACACCAGTGGATGATCCTTCATTGAAGATTCTTGTTGCCAATAACAGTGATACTCTAAGACTCCTAAAAATGAGTAGCTGTCCTCATGTTTCATCTGAtg GAATCCTTTGTGTAGCTGACCATTGTCAAGGCCTTAAAGAGCTGGCGCTGAATTATTACATTCTAAGTGATGAACTTCTCCTGGCACTTTCAAGCGAGACTCATGTTAACCTTGAACATCTTCGAATTGATGTTGTAAGTGAAAACCCTGGACAGATTGAATTTCATCCTATTAAAAAGCACAGTTGGGATGCACTTATTAAACACTCCCCTGGAGTTAATGTTGTTATGTACTTCTTTTTATATGAAGAAGAATTTGAGCCGTTCTTCAAAGAAGAAACCCCAGTTACTCACCTTTATTTTGGTCGTTCAGTAAGCAAAGCTATTCTAGGACAGATAGGTCTTAACTGCCCACGACTAATTGAGTTAGTGGTGTGTGCTAATGGTCTTCAGCCTCTTGATAATGAGCTTATCTGTATTGCTGAACACTGTAAAAATTTAACAGCTTTGGGCCTCAGTGAGTGTGAAGTTAGCTGCAGTGCATTCGTTGAGTTTGTCAGACTCTGTGGGAGAAGACTAACCCAGCTCTCTATCATGGAGGAAGTTCTGATCCCTGATGACAATTATAGCCTTGATGACGTTCATACTGAAGTCTCAAAATACCTGGGGAGAGTGTGGTTCCCTGATGTGATGCCTATCTGGTGA
- the LOC101973554 gene encoding F-box/LRR-repeat protein 21 isoform X3 — protein MDIDRARASSVCRRWNEVFHIPDLWRKFEFELNQSATSYFRSTHPDLIQQIIKKHAVHLQYVSFKVDSSTESAEAACDILSQLVNCSIQTLGLISTAKPSFMNVSKAHFVSALTVVFVNSKSLSSIKIEDTPVDDPSLKILVANNSDTLRLLKMSSCPHVSSDGILCVADHCQGLKELALNYYILSDELLLALSSETHVNLEHLRIDVVSENPGQIEFHPIKKHSWDALIKHSPGVNVVMYFFLYEEEFEPFFKEETPVTHLYFGRSVSKAILGQIGLNCPRLIELVVCANGLQPLDNELICIAEHCKNLTALGLSECEVSCSAFVEFVRLCGRRLTQLSIMEEVLIPDDNYSLDDVHTEVSKYLGRVWFPDVMPIW, from the exons ATGGATATTG ATCGGGCCCGAGCATCTTCAGTGTGTAGGAGATGGAATGAGGTGTTTCATATTCCTGACCTTTGGAGGAAGTTTGAATTTGAACTGAACCAATCAGCTACTTCGTATTTTAGGTCTACCCATCCTGATCTCATTCAGCAGATCATTAAAAAGCATGCTGTACATCTTCAGTATGTCAGCTTTAAG GTTGATAGTAGTACTGAGTCAGCAGAAGCTGCCTGTGATATACTTTCTCAGCTGGTAAATTGTTCTATCCAGACCTTGGGACTGATTTCAACAGCTAAGCCAAGTTTTATGAATGTGTCGAAG GCTCATTTTGTCTCAGCACTTACAGTTGTGTTTGTCAATTCAAAATCATTATCATCAATCAAAATCGAAGACACACCAGTGGATGATCCTTCATTGAAGATTCTTGTTGCCAATAACAGTGATACTCTAAGACTCCTAAAAATGAGTAGCTGTCCTCATGTTTCATCTGAtg GAATCCTTTGTGTAGCTGACCATTGTCAAGGCCTTAAAGAGCTGGCGCTGAATTATTACATTCTAAGTGATGAACTTCTCCTGGCACTTTCAAGCGAGACTCATGTTAACCTTGAACATCTTCGAATTGATGTTGTAAGTGAAAACCCTGGACAGATTGAATTTCATCCTATTAAAAAGCACAGTTGGGATGCACTTATTAAACACTCCCCTGGAGTTAATGTTGTTATGTACTTCTTTTTATATGAAGAAGAATTTGAGCCGTTCTTCAAAGAAGAAACCCCAGTTACTCACCTTTATTTTGGTCGTTCAGTAAGCAAAGCTATTCTAGGACAGATAGGTCTTAACTGCCCACGACTAATTGAGTTAGTGGTGTGTGCTAATGGTCTTCAGCCTCTTGATAATGAGCTTATCTGTATTGCTGAACACTGTAAAAATTTAACAGCTTTGGGCCTCAGTGAGTGTGAAGTTAGCTGCAGTGCATTCGTTGAGTTTGTCAGACTCTGTGGGAGAAGACTAACCCAGCTCTCTATCATGGAGGAAGTTCTGATCCCTGATGACAATTATAGCCTTGATGACGTTCATACTGAAGTCTCAAAATACCTGGGGAGAGTGTGGTTCCCTGATGTGATGCCTATCTGGTGA
- the LOC101973554 gene encoding F-box/LRR-repeat protein 21 isoform X1, producing the protein MDIGEYSATAGASLYWFRVSRNLEAFFRMKRNNFSVVNKIVQSSPAVKQPKLEFCSSLKQTQVSTVVLDWGSLPHHVVLRIFQYLPLIDRARASSVCRRWNEVFHIPDLWRKFEFELNQSATSYFRSTHPDLIQQIIKKHAVHLQYVSFKVDSSTESAEAACDILSQLVNCSIQTLGLISTAKPSFMNVSKAHFVSALTVVFVNSKSLSSIKIEDTPVDDPSLKILVANNSDTLRLLKMSSCPHVSSDGILCVADHCQGLKELALNYYILSDELLLALSSETHVNLEHLRIDVVSENPGQIEFHPIKKHSWDALIKHSPGVNVVMYFFLYEEEFEPFFKEETPVTHLYFGRSVSKAILGQIGLNCPRLIELVVCANGLQPLDNELICIAEHCKNLTALGLSECEVSCSAFVEFVRLCGRRLTQLSIMEEVLIPDDNYSLDDVHTEVSKYLGRVWFPDVMPIW; encoded by the exons ATGGATATTGGTGAGTACTCTGCAACAGCAGGTGCCTCACTTTATTGGTTCAGAGTCAGCCGTAATTTGGAAGCCTTCTTTAG AATGAAGAGGAACAATTTCTCTGTTGTGAATAAAATTGTCCAGTCTTCACCAGCAGTAAAACAGCCCAAACTTGAGTTCTgctcttctctaaaacagactcAAGTGTCCACTGTTGTTCTCGACTGGGGGAGTCTGCCTCACCATGTGGTATTACGAATTTTTCAGTATCTTCCTTTAATAGATCGGGCCCGAGCATCTTCAGTGTGTAGGAGATGGAATGAGGTGTTTCATATTCCTGACCTTTGGAGGAAGTTTGAATTTGAACTGAACCAATCAGCTACTTCGTATTTTAGGTCTACCCATCCTGATCTCATTCAGCAGATCATTAAAAAGCATGCTGTACATCTTCAGTATGTCAGCTTTAAG GTTGATAGTAGTACTGAGTCAGCAGAAGCTGCCTGTGATATACTTTCTCAGCTGGTAAATTGTTCTATCCAGACCTTGGGACTGATTTCAACAGCTAAGCCAAGTTTTATGAATGTGTCGAAG GCTCATTTTGTCTCAGCACTTACAGTTGTGTTTGTCAATTCAAAATCATTATCATCAATCAAAATCGAAGACACACCAGTGGATGATCCTTCATTGAAGATTCTTGTTGCCAATAACAGTGATACTCTAAGACTCCTAAAAATGAGTAGCTGTCCTCATGTTTCATCTGAtg GAATCCTTTGTGTAGCTGACCATTGTCAAGGCCTTAAAGAGCTGGCGCTGAATTATTACATTCTAAGTGATGAACTTCTCCTGGCACTTTCAAGCGAGACTCATGTTAACCTTGAACATCTTCGAATTGATGTTGTAAGTGAAAACCCTGGACAGATTGAATTTCATCCTATTAAAAAGCACAGTTGGGATGCACTTATTAAACACTCCCCTGGAGTTAATGTTGTTATGTACTTCTTTTTATATGAAGAAGAATTTGAGCCGTTCTTCAAAGAAGAAACCCCAGTTACTCACCTTTATTTTGGTCGTTCAGTAAGCAAAGCTATTCTAGGACAGATAGGTCTTAACTGCCCACGACTAATTGAGTTAGTGGTGTGTGCTAATGGTCTTCAGCCTCTTGATAATGAGCTTATCTGTATTGCTGAACACTGTAAAAATTTAACAGCTTTGGGCCTCAGTGAGTGTGAAGTTAGCTGCAGTGCATTCGTTGAGTTTGTCAGACTCTGTGGGAGAAGACTAACCCAGCTCTCTATCATGGAGGAAGTTCTGATCCCTGATGACAATTATAGCCTTGATGACGTTCATACTGAAGTCTCAAAATACCTGGGGAGAGTGTGGTTCCCTGATGTGATGCCTATCTGGTGA